One Acidobacteriota bacterium genomic window, AGACCAAAGCGAAGCGATTATCACCAACGCCAACATCATCGCTAAAAATAAAGCAACCAACGCCACCAGAAGAGTCAAAGCCGGTGAAGATGGTGCCTTCACCTTTGATAATCTGCAACCCGGTCAATATGAAGTGAAAGCCGAAGCCGAAGGATTCACCACGCAAATCATTTCGCTCACCGTTGAAGTCGGAACCACCACCACGCAAAACTTTTCAATGAGTGTCGGCGCAGTTACCGATGTCATCGAAGTAACCGGAACTTCAACACCGATTATCAACAAAACCGATTCCAGTATTGGCGGGGTGGTCAACCGCAAACAGGTTGAAGAATTGCCTTTAAACGGGCGCAGTTTCCTATCGGTTGCGGGGTTGGAACCCGGCGTAACCGTAACCTATCAGGCAACCTCAGGGGTTTTAAATCAAAATGATTTTTTTCAAGTCGGCGTTGGCGGCGCACCGTCTTATATGACGACGATTTCGGTCGATGGGGCGCGGGTCAATGACCGAATCACTGGCGGCACTTCGCAGAATTTCTCATCGGAAACCGTGCAGGAATTTCAAATCAGCACCATCGGTTTCGACCTTTCAGCCGGTACGGTTTCATCAGGGGCAGTAAATGTCATTTCACGAAGCGGCGGAAATAATTTTCACGGCAGTGTCTTCTATTTTTATCGCGACCATAATCTCGCAGCCTTTTCCGGGCTTAGACGACCTTGCGACCCGATTGCCCGCAGCCCGCTTTGCAACAATACGGAATCTCGAAAACGCATTGAAGACCCGTTCTTCGTTCGACGCCAATACGGCGGGACATTTGGCGGACCCGTAAAAAAAGACCGCTTATTCTTTTTCGCCAATTATGAACGCAGCGACCAGGTCGGCGCGCAAACCGTCGCTTTCACAGACCCGCTGCTTTTTGGTTTCAATCACACCGCCAAAGTTCCTTTTGACCAACATCTGGTAGGCGGGCGCGTCGATTATCGCATCAGCGATAAACACACAGCATTTTTGCGAGGAAATATCGATAAAAACGACAGCATTTCAGGAACCGGTCTGGCATCAAACTGGATTGCATCGAGCAATTTTTCGTATCAGACCCAACTCAGCTTAACCAGTGTGCTGACCTCGAAACTCGTCAATGATTTTCGATTCTCTTATTCCTATTTCAGAAACCGTCTATTCCCGCCATCACAATCAGACTGCGAACAGCTTGCCGGTGATCCGGGTTTTTGTTTTGGTGTTGGCAGCACTTTAATTTCCTTCTTTGGTGGATTGTCGATTGGCAACAATGCCAACGTTCCGCAAGACAGACACCCGCGCACCTATCAATACACGGAAAATCTCAGTTGGACAAAAGGCGCACACCGTTTGCGTTTCGGTGGCAACTATGAACACGTCTACAGTCACGGAAGTTGGAACCGAAATTTCGCAGGGACACTCGCGACCTTTAACCCAACTACCATTTCAACAACCAACCCGGCTTTATACGCCACCTTACCGGCAAGTTTGAAGCTTGGTTATACGGGCCCAAGACCTACGTTTGCAGAACTGCTGCAACTTCCGGTGACGGGATCGCTGACCATCGGTATCGGCGACCCTAGCCAACCGGTTGCCTATCTTTACGACAAATTGAACACCAATAATCACCTCAGGTTTTATGCTCAGGACGCCTGGCAAATCCGCCAAAACTTTACTTTGAATTACGGACTTGCCTGGTCTTGGGAAGATAATGTGGTCTATCACGAACTCGATAAACCACAATACCTGAAACCGCTGGGAATCAGCCTTGGCAAGATTCCCCAGGATTTAAATAATTTTGATCCGGCATTGGGGTTTGCCTGGTCGGTTAATGATAAAACCGTCATTCGCACAAGCCTTTCCCTTCACCATATGTCTGCCAACCGCAGTTACCTCAAATTGCAAGACCAGATTTTAAGTGGTCCTGCCGGTAGCGGCTTAACCAGCGCCAGTTCGGCGGCGGTTCCCAATCCGAAATTCGGACAACCCGGTCAACCGGCATTTTTGACATTCAGCACCACCTCGCCGGTCGCTTTCTCGGCGCAAGAATTAATCAACTACATTCCAACCATCCTCAGTGTAGTAAATTCAAGAGCCTATACCGGAGAGGATATTTCCATTCGCAACATCGAGGTTCGTAAACAGGCGCCAACCTTTTTAACTGAAGGATTCTTTGATGAGAATTTTCACACGCCTTATACCATTCACCTGAACGCGGGTGTTCAGCGTGAAATCATGCGCAACCTTTCGGTGTCAGCCGATTTCGTCATGCGTCGAGGTGTGAAATTCGGCGCCTACGAAGGCTATATGGTGGATGTGAATCGCTGGAACCGCTTCAGCACCTACAACCTGCTGCCGAGTGGCACAGCGATTCCGGTGCGTAACCCGGTGATTCCTGCCTGTACAGGAACGCAGGCATCTGACCCCAAAGCTCAATGTTCAACGGGGGTCATTTATTACGGCAAACCGGGCATTTTGTCCCGCTATAGCGCGTTGAACGTTAAAGTCGATAAGCGATTCAGCAGTGGTTTCCAATTAACCGGCGCTTACGCGCTCGCTCGTTACACAACTTATGTTCCCCTGGGAATCGTCAATCCCAACAGCTTCGATGATGAATCGAAGAATTTCGGACTCAGTGGGGCGGTTCCCAAACATCAATTCACCTTCAGCGGCATCTGGGATTTGCCCGATTTTAAAGGCGACAATCGCTTCTTGCAGGGCGCTTTGAATGGCTGGCAACTTTCATCCATCATTCAAATGCGCAGCAAAGATTTCACTTCAGTTCAACTTGGCACCCTAGACCCGGAGGGTGATGGAACCTTTGTCTTTATGCTGCCGGGAACCACCATCAATGGGTTTGGTCGAGGGTTTGACGCTGATGATATTCGTCGATTGGTGAATGAATATAACGCCAGATACCCGGCACCTCAGACCGCCTTGCTCTCACAGATTACCCGCGCCCAACGCGATGCAGTGGGAACGCCTTTTCCTTATATCGTGTTACCGGAAAAATTTGATTCAGGCGACACCTTTATCACTCACGATTTACGATTGACGAGAGTGATTGCACTCACCGAAAAACTGCGATTGAATGTAATTGCTGAAGGTTTCAACATCTTCAATATCGCAAATTTAACCGGATTCAGCGGGTCGCTCGCCAGTGCTGCCTATATTCGCCCCACAGCGACTGTGCCGGGTCGCCCGAATCCCAACAATATTTTCGGACAACCGACCAACCGCGTCAGCCCGATTTTTGGAACGGGCGGACCACGCGCTTTTCAAATCGCCGCCAGATTACAGTTCTAAAAATTTTCAAAATGAACATTTCGAGGCTGATGGAATTATCCATCAGCCTTTTTTATTTATCGAAATATCTTCTTTTCAAGTTTTTTTAAATTGTCACGATTTACTGGATTTTTTATCCGACTGAACAAACCATTGATGGATAAAACTATTGCGCCAGACCACGCGCTATCCTAATATCCGATTGAGTTATCCTGAGAATTCACAATCGATGTTTGCATTGTGAGAATTCAGCCTGCCCCTAATCAGCTAATCGAAACATCATTCTCACTACGATTTTAAATCACAATTTTTCATCGGGCTGGTCTCGATGAATTGAATGTTTTTGAGAGGGTTGGTTTATGAAAATAACTTCACGCCTGATTACCTTGACCATTTCTGTATTTATTTTTGCCTTGATTGCAACCGGGCAAGATATGCCGGTAAGAACTACCTCGGTTCAAACCGAATATGAATGCATTCGTTTGATGAGTTCCAATAGAACCTTACCGCCGGGACCACCTGAACCATTCGTTACCTATCACCATGTCTGGAGTCCCAACCTTCACACCTACCGGTTTGCTTCCGGGGGCTTGAATCTGGCTTATAACGTTGAAGGTAAAGGCAAGGAATTAGCCATCGTCGTCGCTGGCGGGCCCGGGCTTCCGCGTGAATATTTTCAACCCGCGCTTGCGCCTCTCGGACAATATATGACGCTGGTTTATTATGACCGCCGCGCCGATGTGTTAAGCACTAAAACCAATCAATTCGTCTCGGTTTCCGAACTCGCGGATGATGTCAATGAACTGAGGAAAACTCTGGGTTATCGCCGGGTCACACTCATCGCTCATAGTTTCGGGGGGGCTATCGCACTCAATTACGCCTTGCGCTATCCTGAAAATGTCAAACGCTTGATACTGGTCAACACCTCTGCCTTTGTCGAAGACCAACGTGAGGTTGAAAAACGCTTGACCCAATCATTAAACACCGAAGAAATGGCGACCCTCAATCGCAATGATTTGCCTGGTCGAACCACGGTTTCCTGTGACACTGTGCGAAACCGCTATCGGGTATTTTTCCCGCATTACTTCAGAAAACCGCTCGAAGAATATTTAGCCGAAAGCAATCTTTACGCCGCCTATTTTGATGCGCTCGCCCGTAAGCTTTCATTCGTTACTCCCGAAGGAAAATTTGACGTTCGCTCAAGACTTGGAGAAATTAAGGTTCCGACTTTAGTCATCGCGGGTAAATATGATCTGGTTACGCCTATTCGTCACGCGGATGAATTGGCTCAGGGAATTCCCAATTCGCGTCTGGCAGTTTTCAAACACAGCGGTCACTTCGCTTTTATCGAAGAGAATTTTCTATTTACCGAATGGGTTCGCCAGTTCGTTACCTCAACCGTTGATTTGCAGGAGGATTTGGATATTCGCATCGAAATCGCTACACCCGGAAACGAAAAACCGGCTGATAAAACCAGCACCACGGATGGCGCAAAAGATCCAAACAATCGATAAATAAAATTTTATTGATTGATGAAAGCGCGGTGTTGATAATTCAACCCGCGCTTTTGTTTTGAACGAAAGCCAAAATAGCCGAGAAGAGTTGGCTCAATTATGAAAAAATCACTGGTAGTTATCTCAACCGTTCCCAATCTGGAAACCGCTTATGCAATTTCCGAATCTCTGGTTCGCGAACATCTGGCAGCCTGCGTAAATGTGATTCAAGGTATTCAATCGATTTACTGGTGGGAAGAAAAAGTCAATAAAGACGATGAATTACTCCTCTTCATTAAAACCACCAAAAAAGCCTATAAACGATTGGAAAAGCGCGTAAAGGAAATGCACCCGTACACCACCCCTGAAATCATTGCGCTGGAGATTAAGAAAGGCTCGAAGTCCTATTTAGACTGGTTAAATCAATCGGTTCTCTCGAAAACCAAAAAGAAAAAATCTAACGCATCGGTTTAATCTCCATTTTTTTATTCGATTTTCTATTCAGACTTTCTTGCCGGTAAATTTCTTTACCGCCTAGAAACGTCCGTATAACTTTCACTTGATGAATTTCAGTTTTGGGAATGGCAAACAGATTTTTATCAAGCACGATTAAATCGGCATTTTTTCCAACGGCAATTGAACCCGTCTCTTTCTCTTCAAAATTCACATACGCGCCATTGATGGTGTAACCGGCAAGGGTCGCCGGTAAATCAATGAGTTCTTCCGCGTGCCAGGCATCACCTTCACCAGCCGTCAGTCCTCGGCGAGTAACCGCAACCTGCATGGCATCCAAAGGGTTCATAGAGGTCACTGACCAATCACTGCCCATCGCGACAACCGCTCCCGAGCGCATCGCACTACCAATCGGGTACAACCAGCGTGAACGTTCCGCGCCTAAAAACGGTTCGGTGAGTTGTGTGATGTAGGGGTCTGCATAAGCCCACAAGGGTTGAAAGTTGGCTATCACATTCAGTTCGCGAAATCTGGGAATATCCTGCGGGTGAATCAATTCAAGGTGAGCGATGTGATGGCGAGAATCGCGTGAACCATTGATTTTCCGGGCATATTCGTAAGCATCCAGCGCCATTCGTACAGCCCGGTCACCGATGGCGTGTACGTGTATTTGAAAACCTTCGCGGTCTAAAGCCGCAACCATTTTATTTAAGGCATCGGGTTGCCAATTCGGTTTCCCGCGTTCGCCATTCATCCCAAGGTAGGGTTCCAGTAGCGCCGCCGTATGCGGTTCGATGACCCCATCCGCAAAAATTTTCACCGCAGTGGCGCGTAAATTTTTTCCCTGGTATTGCCGGCGCAATGATTTGAATCTGGCAATCTGCTGCAAACCATCATCCGGGTCTGCGTACAAAGCTGCAACTACGCGAGCCGTGAGTTCGCCGCGTCGATCCAATTCCTGATAGATTTCCAGTTCATCTTCATCAACGCTGGCGTCCTGCAAAGAAGTGATGCCGAAACCGGCAGCCATTTTCAATGCCCGCCGTAATCCTTCAAGCCGATCCGCTCTGGAATATTGGGGTAAAAATTTGCCGACCAACCCGGAAGCATCTTCACGCAAAGTGCCTGTGGGTTCGCCGGTCTCAGGGTCGCGTTCGATTCTGCCATTGGTTGGATTCGGTGTCTCTTTGGTGATCCCGGCAATTTCCAAGGCTTTTGAATTCACCCACGCTGAATGCCCATCGGCAGCAGTTAAATAAATCGGTCTATCGTTGGCAATTTTATCGAGCAGTGATTTGTGTGGATTGGCGTCTTTAAAAATAAATAATTGCCAGCCGCCGCCGCGAATCCATTTCGCCTGCGGGTGGGCGTCAACGAATTTACGAATGGTTTCTAAAACCTGATCTTCAGTTGTCGCTTCGTTGAGATTGCATTCGCCGAGTTCGACGCCTCCGCTGATGGGATGAACGTGAGAATCGTGAAATCCCGGCAATACAAACTTGCCCTGTAAATCAAGGACGCGAGTTTGCCTGCCTTGAAATTTTTTTGCGCCATTTGTGGAGCCGACATAAATGAATCGACCGTCTTTTATAGCAACCGCTTCTGCCCAGGTTCGCGCGCCATCAACCGTATAAATTGCACCGTTGCGCAATATCAAATCGGCAAAGGTGGGTGAACCGTTTTGGGCATTGAGAGATGTTGAAAATAAAAAACCGGTGAGAACGAAGATTAACAGGCGATTGATTTTTTTCATGAAGCTTTTTAGAACCCTTTGCTTTTCAGGTAGGTGACTGCTGCCTGGTAATACTGCTGGGCAAGCTGAATATCTTTTTCACAAACTGCATAAAAGGAACGGGCGCAATTCGTATGTGGCGAAGTTTCCGATAGCGCCAGATCAATGGTTAATTGCGCGTCATCCCGAAACAACGGATTCGGGTTGTCTTTGTTGAGAAAGGCGATATAGAGCGATTTAATAATCAACGCCCGCTCTCTCAGTAAATCTTCGCGGGTAACCGCTAAACGGAAAAAGTCGATAGTGACTTGAGCGCGCAGATAATTTTCAGAACCGGGATTGCCTTTTGGAATCGGCAGAATCCCTTGAAAGGTGATGATTTTTTCGGGGTCGGTATCAAGGCTGCCAATCGGATAGAGCAGGCAAGGCTTTTCGGTTTTCAGTTGTATGAAATTATCGCTGTCAACAAACCTTGCCGTCCCGAAAATCGGAAAGTAATCCGATTTACAGGTCGAATTGCAAACCTTACAGGTCGTCGCATAATTTCGGATATTGTAAGACAGCAAATAATAACCGACATCAGCTTTGTTGCCGGTGGTGAATGAATAATTGAGTTGCAAATCCTGTTTGATTTTCGCCGTGGGCCAGGCTCTCACTTTGCTCTTTGGGCGAAAATGTTCAACATCATGCTCGATTTTTCCCAACTCGCCGCCTTCAAGTTTGCGTTCACAATAGGCGCATTTTCCGCGTTGCAAAACCATATAAACATTTTTGATTTCGCTCCAGGTCCCTTGCGCTTCCTCGTATTTTTGCAATTGGCGAAATTTTTCGACTTTGGTTTTTGCAGCATTCAACCACCCGGCGGCTTCCGCTTCAACCAATTGTTCGAGTTTGGCTTTGGTAACTTTATAGCGAATCATTTCTTTGTCAGGTGAAATCCCAAGTTGGTTTATTAACAGTCTGGTGAATGCCTATTTTTTCTTTGAAAAACTTATAACTTTTTCTTAGTTGTTCCCTTTACCTTTGCCGAAATTTTTTTGCGGCTTCTGCGGTTATCAACTGACCTTTTCCGATTTACCTTTTCGACAAGCCCATGCGCTTGCGAATTATCGGCGCGAACCACTTCGTTTTGCCCGGCGAGCTTTCGCATGATTTCCAGTGCGGCTCTGGGGTCTTTTTCCGTCGCCTGTTTCGACAGGCTCTGCAATTCATCAACAAAACCGGGAGCGCGCGTGGTGGTCAGATTGAAATAGGAACTTAAAAGCACCTGCTCGGCATCCAGTCCATAAATCCGCTCGTCATATTTATGAACCTGCGACGCGCCGGTCGTATCGGTTTCCATAACGAAAATATTTTCTTTATGCAGGGAACCGGCAACAATCGGGCTATGAGTGGAAAAGACGAATTGCAGATTGGGAAGCGCTTTTGAAACCCTGGAAATTACCGACCGCTGCCATTCCGGGTGCAGGTGCAAATCAATTTCATCAACCAGCACGACGCCATAATTATCAACCAGTTTTGCGCCGCTCGGCGCTCCCATACAGATGTGATATAGCAAATCGGCAATCCAACCGATATAGGCGCGATAACCGTCAGACAGCGCGCCGAACGGAATTTTTATGCGTTCAAATTCAAAATGGTATTCGCCATTTTCAAATACACCGGAAAATTTCGCCTCATCGGGCAACAGCCGATTAATCAAATTGACTACCTGTTTATAGCGTCCGGGATTTTTGGTTTTAAATTCCGGCAACCAGACCGGAAGCGGCGT contains:
- a CDS encoding carboxypeptidase regulatory-like domain-containing protein — protein: MQSKLSFFIRLLTILTLSTQTNFLALAQNATGSINGSVKDQSEAIITNANIIAKNKATNATRRVKAGEDGAFTFDNLQPGQYEVKAEAEGFTTQIISLTVEVGTTTTQNFSMSVGAVTDVIEVTGTSTPIINKTDSSIGGVVNRKQVEELPLNGRSFLSVAGLEPGVTVTYQATSGVLNQNDFFQVGVGGAPSYMTTISVDGARVNDRITGGTSQNFSSETVQEFQISTIGFDLSAGTVSSGAVNVISRSGGNNFHGSVFYFYRDHNLAAFSGLRRPCDPIARSPLCNNTESRKRIEDPFFVRRQYGGTFGGPVKKDRLFFFANYERSDQVGAQTVAFTDPLLFGFNHTAKVPFDQHLVGGRVDYRISDKHTAFLRGNIDKNDSISGTGLASNWIASSNFSYQTQLSLTSVLTSKLVNDFRFSYSYFRNRLFPPSQSDCEQLAGDPGFCFGVGSTLISFFGGLSIGNNANVPQDRHPRTYQYTENLSWTKGAHRLRFGGNYEHVYSHGSWNRNFAGTLATFNPTTISTTNPALYATLPASLKLGYTGPRPTFAELLQLPVTGSLTIGIGDPSQPVAYLYDKLNTNNHLRFYAQDAWQIRQNFTLNYGLAWSWEDNVVYHELDKPQYLKPLGISLGKIPQDLNNFDPALGFAWSVNDKTVIRTSLSLHHMSANRSYLKLQDQILSGPAGSGLTSASSAAVPNPKFGQPGQPAFLTFSTTSPVAFSAQELINYIPTILSVVNSRAYTGEDISIRNIEVRKQAPTFLTEGFFDENFHTPYTIHLNAGVQREIMRNLSVSADFVMRRGVKFGAYEGYMVDVNRWNRFSTYNLLPSGTAIPVRNPVIPACTGTQASDPKAQCSTGVIYYGKPGILSRYSALNVKVDKRFSSGFQLTGAYALARYTTYVPLGIVNPNSFDDESKNFGLSGAVPKHQFTFSGIWDLPDFKGDNRFLQGALNGWQLSSIIQMRSKDFTSVQLGTLDPEGDGTFVFMLPGTTINGFGRGFDADDIRRLVNEYNARYPAPQTALLSQITRAQRDAVGTPFPYIVLPEKFDSGDTFITHDLRLTRVIALTEKLRLNVIAEGFNIFNIANLTGFSGSLASAAYIRPTATVPGRPNPNNIFGQPTNRVSPIFGTGGPRAFQIAARLQF
- a CDS encoding alpha/beta hydrolase gives rise to the protein MKITSRLITLTISVFIFALIATGQDMPVRTTSVQTEYECIRLMSSNRTLPPGPPEPFVTYHHVWSPNLHTYRFASGGLNLAYNVEGKGKELAIVVAGGPGLPREYFQPALAPLGQYMTLVYYDRRADVLSTKTNQFVSVSELADDVNELRKTLGYRRVTLIAHSFGGAIALNYALRYPENVKRLILVNTSAFVEDQREVEKRLTQSLNTEEMATLNRNDLPGRTTVSCDTVRNRYRVFFPHYFRKPLEEYLAESNLYAAYFDALARKLSFVTPEGKFDVRSRLGEIKVPTLVIAGKYDLVTPIRHADELAQGIPNSRLAVFKHSGHFAFIEENFLFTEWVRQFVTSTVDLQEDLDIRIEIATPGNEKPADKTSTTDGAKDPNNR
- the cutA gene encoding divalent-cation tolerance protein CutA — translated: MKKSLVVISTVPNLETAYAISESLVREHLAACVNVIQGIQSIYWWEEKVNKDDELLLFIKTTKKAYKRLEKRVKEMHPYTTPEIIALEIKKGSKSYLDWLNQSVLSKTKKKKSNASV
- a CDS encoding amidohydrolase, which produces MKKINRLLIFVLTGFLFSTSLNAQNGSPTFADLILRNGAIYTVDGARTWAEAVAIKDGRFIYVGSTNGAKKFQGRQTRVLDLQGKFVLPGFHDSHVHPISGGVELGECNLNEATTEDQVLETIRKFVDAHPQAKWIRGGGWQLFIFKDANPHKSLLDKIANDRPIYLTAADGHSAWVNSKALEIAGITKETPNPTNGRIERDPETGEPTGTLREDASGLVGKFLPQYSRADRLEGLRRALKMAAGFGITSLQDASVDEDELEIYQELDRRGELTARVVAALYADPDDGLQQIARFKSLRRQYQGKNLRATAVKIFADGVIEPHTAALLEPYLGMNGERGKPNWQPDALNKMVAALDREGFQIHVHAIGDRAVRMALDAYEYARKINGSRDSRHHIAHLELIHPQDIPRFRELNVIANFQPLWAYADPYITQLTEPFLGAERSRWLYPIGSAMRSGAVVAMGSDWSVTSMNPLDAMQVAVTRRGLTAGEGDAWHAEELIDLPATLAGYTINGAYVNFEEKETGSIAVGKNADLIVLDKNLFAIPKTEIHQVKVIRTFLGGKEIYRQESLNRKSNKKMEIKPMR
- a CDS encoding AAA family ATPase — protein: MYVTSLKIENLRCFKDTALQFQYPGNLKAAAPDLQNINLLLGMNGAGKTTTLKAIALATLAPVITQSGYVPYRLVRRTGSKATQIQEARVTAEVLLHSQDVNADGTAKRGVTRVEHMTTRILRIGETERLESESAMSAGQQKGAVWHNMFYENNPAFLVVGYGATRRVEDTGRFDASARAKSRLLRYQRVAGLFESDVPLTPLPVWLPEFKTKNPGRYKQVVNLINRLLPDEAKFSGVFENGEYHFEFERIKIPFGALSDGYRAYIGWIADLLYHICMGAPSGAKLVDNYGVVLVDEIDLHLHPEWQRSVISRVSKALPNLQFVFSTHSPIVAGSLHKENIFVMETDTTGASQVHKYDERIYGLDAEQVLLSSYFNLTTTRAPGFVDELQSLSKQATEKDPRAALEIMRKLAGQNEVVRADNSQAHGLVEKVNRKRSVDNRRSRKKISAKVKGTTKKKL